A genome region from Labilibaculum antarcticum includes the following:
- a CDS encoding universal stress protein: MKTLKMEKVMIALDYDPTAQKVAEMGFALATAMKAEVILMHSITDIKYYSSMASSPILGYSGVMAMNQVKKDTVDNLITASNHFLDKMKDHLGDKTIKTIVQEGDFSESIINSAKKEHADIIVMGSHSKKMLENILMGSVAEKVLQESDIPLFIVPTKKR, encoded by the coding sequence ATGAAAACTCTTAAAATGGAAAAGGTTATGATCGCACTTGATTATGATCCAACAGCACAAAAAGTAGCTGAAATGGGTTTTGCTTTAGCAACTGCAATGAAAGCTGAAGTTATTCTGATGCATTCAATTACTGATATAAAATATTATTCATCAATGGCTTCTTCTCCAATTCTAGGATATTCCGGTGTGATGGCCATGAATCAAGTAAAAAAGGATACTGTTGATAATTTAATTACTGCTTCAAATCATTTCCTTGATAAAATGAAAGATCACTTGGGTGATAAGACTATAAAAACCATTGTTCAGGAGGGTGATTTTTCCGAATCAATAATAAATTCAGCAAAAAAGGAACATGCAGATATTATTGTAATGGGATCGCACAGCAAAAAAATGTTGGAAAATATACTAATGGGAAGTGTAGCTGAAAAAGTGTTGCAAGAAAGCGATATTCCTTTATTTATTGTTCCTACTAAAAAGCGGTAA
- a CDS encoding lmo0937 family membrane protein produces MGNFLYVIAVFLLIAWAIGFLAYNLGGIIHILLVIALISVILRIISGRKIL; encoded by the coding sequence ATGGGAAATTTTCTTTATGTCATCGCAGTATTCTTGCTTATAGCATGGGCCATAGGCTTTCTTGCTTATAATTTAGGTGGTATTATTCACATTCTTCTAGTAATAGCACTCATTTCAGTTATTCTAAGGATTATTAGTGGTAGAAAAATCTTATAA
- a CDS encoding APC family permease, with protein sequence MDRSKNKIGLWSAVGLGVGSMIGAGIFALMGQAGAIAGKAVYISFILGGIVAAISGYSLAKLGARFPAAGGIVEYLVQSFGVNVFTGGMSVMLYLVSLISLALLGKAFGSYSAALLNLKGSLIYTNIFALSIIALLGIVQYFGVKKVVKFQNVAVIITIIILVTFAIVGLIYIKPELMAPALYPSSNKILFSIALTFFSYEGFRVITNTAEDIVNPEKNLTKAIFISIGITMVIYTALAFAVFGNLEIDQVLEAKDYALAEAARPAFGVFGFTIISIAALFATSSSINAVLFATNNIAYQMARNGQLPDFFANPIGKTREGLVISIVLTVFLILFLDLLQIAAIGSITVLFIHAITHLGHLKLLNKTKASKLLVVLALITTLGVIVLFLIYSIKDSYTILILSGGVLALSFLIEFLIRAITKRKVDKTSEGIFGEIFR encoded by the coding sequence ATGGATAGATCAAAAAATAAAATTGGATTATGGTCGGCAGTTGGATTAGGAGTTGGCTCAATGATTGGAGCCGGAATATTTGCACTTATGGGGCAAGCTGGTGCTATTGCAGGAAAAGCGGTTTATATCTCTTTTATTCTGGGCGGAATTGTTGCCGCAATTAGTGGATATTCTCTGGCTAAGTTAGGAGCACGTTTTCCTGCGGCCGGAGGTATAGTAGAATATTTAGTTCAGTCGTTTGGTGTTAACGTTTTTACCGGCGGGATGAGTGTCATGTTGTATCTGGTATCATTAATTTCCTTAGCTCTTCTTGGAAAAGCTTTTGGAAGTTATTCCGCTGCCTTATTAAATTTAAAAGGTTCGCTGATATACACTAATATATTTGCATTATCAATAATCGCGTTGCTTGGAATTGTCCAATATTTCGGCGTTAAAAAAGTCGTTAAATTTCAGAATGTAGCAGTCATAATAACCATTATTATACTAGTTACTTTTGCCATTGTGGGTTTAATCTATATAAAGCCTGAACTGATGGCACCTGCATTGTATCCTTCTTCCAATAAAATATTGTTTAGCATTGCTCTAACTTTCTTTTCATACGAAGGATTTAGAGTAATTACGAATACTGCTGAGGATATTGTTAATCCGGAAAAAAACTTGACTAAAGCCATTTTCATTTCAATTGGTATAACTATGGTTATTTATACTGCGCTGGCATTTGCTGTTTTTGGCAATCTCGAAATTGATCAAGTTCTTGAAGCTAAAGATTATGCACTTGCAGAAGCTGCCAGACCCGCGTTTGGAGTATTTGGTTTTACAATAATCTCGATAGCAGCCTTATTTGCCACTTCTTCTTCTATAAATGCCGTATTATTTGCTACCAATAATATTGCTTATCAAATGGCAAGAAATGGACAACTTCCAGATTTTTTCGCTAACCCGATTGGAAAAACCAGAGAAGGCCTTGTAATTAGTATCGTTTTAACTGTATTTTTAATATTATTTTTAGATCTACTCCAAATTGCGGCAATCGGATCCATTACTGTGTTATTTATTCATGCAATAACACATCTGGGTCATCTAAAGTTGCTAAATAAGACTAAAGCATCGAAGTTACTTGTTGTTTTAGCTCTAATAACTACACTAGGTGTTATTGTTTTATTTTTAATATATTCAATAAAGGATTCATACACTATTTTGATACTATCGGGGGGAGTATTAGCCCTGTCATTTTTAATAGAATTCTTAATAAGAGCAATTACTAAAAGGAAAGTGGATAAAACTAGTGAGGGGATTTTTGGTGAAATTTTTAGATAA
- the hflC gene encoding protease modulator HflC — translation MKKNKFIFLLVASIIVLIAVSQSVYIVKETEQVVITQFGKPVGEAQVEPGLKFKTPFIQKTNYFEKRYMEWDGEPNQVPTKDKKFIFVDTYARWQITDPLQFFKRMTNERGAQSRLDDILDGETRDYIAAHDLEEAVRSHNRVPASSGATGEMISDTLAQISVGRQELQRMILLSANEKAQDLGIVILDFRFKRINYVQEVSAQVYERMKSERFRIADKFRSEGQGEASRINGEKERELKTIQSEAFRKAEEIKGKADAKAAGIYASAYNQSTSSRELYGFLKSMETFETTFDTTTTVILSTDNELFKYLKSMK, via the coding sequence ATGAAGAAGAATAAATTTATATTTTTACTCGTCGCCTCGATAATAGTGCTCATAGCAGTATCCCAAAGTGTATATATTGTAAAAGAAACAGAACAGGTAGTCATTACCCAATTTGGAAAACCTGTGGGAGAAGCTCAGGTAGAACCGGGACTAAAGTTTAAAACACCCTTTATACAAAAAACCAATTATTTTGAAAAACGCTATATGGAGTGGGATGGGGAGCCAAACCAAGTGCCAACAAAAGATAAAAAATTTATATTTGTTGATACCTATGCACGTTGGCAGATCACAGATCCATTGCAGTTCTTTAAAAGGATGACCAATGAAAGGGGAGCACAATCCCGTTTGGATGATATTCTGGATGGTGAAACCAGGGATTACATCGCAGCCCATGACCTGGAAGAAGCTGTACGTTCTCACAACAGGGTTCCAGCTTCCTCAGGCGCAACAGGTGAAATGATATCAGATACGCTTGCCCAGATATCTGTCGGACGTCAGGAATTACAGCGTATGATTCTTTTATCTGCCAATGAGAAAGCCCAGGATCTTGGGATTGTTATACTCGACTTTCGTTTCAAACGAATTAATTATGTGCAGGAAGTTAGTGCGCAGGTTTACGAGCGTATGAAAAGTGAAAGGTTTCGCATAGCTGATAAATTCAGGTCTGAAGGTCAAGGTGAAGCTTCACGTATTAATGGAGAGAAAGAAAGAGAACTAAAAACAATTCAATCCGAAGCTTTCAGAAAAGCTGAAGAAATAAAGGGAAAGGCCGATGCCAAAGCTGCTGGAATATATGCTTCAGCATATAACCAATCAACTTCTTCCCGCGAATTATACGGTTTTTTAAAATCGATGGAAACTTTCGAAACAACATTCGACACAACTACAACTGTGATCTTATCTACTGACAACGAGCTCTTCAAATATTTAAAAAGTATGAAGTAA
- the hflK gene encoding FtsH protease activity modulator HflK, producing the protein MENIFNINEIESPLLKKMVKHRNIIVIVFISLMTLFSAFFQVEPEEVGVVTRFGKYVKKVEPGLNMKIPFMEQVYKVPVERQQKLEFGFRTAQSGINSRYSRSRAADESLMLTGDLNLADVEWVVQYRINDAYNYLFKVRNPQNTLRDVSEAVLRQIVGDRTVNEVLTVGRTEIATKMVELANVICKDYSLGIKIDQVVLQDVNPPEPVKAAFNAVNQAQQERATLINRAKSEYNKVIPKASGQAEETIQQAEGFATERVNNALGEVARFSAIYTEYIKAPEVTKRRIYLETMSSVLPKLGSKIIIDEKGNNVLPLLQMKLNK; encoded by the coding sequence ATGGAAAATATTTTTAATATAAACGAAATTGAATCACCTCTTTTGAAAAAAATGGTGAAGCACAGGAATATTATCGTCATTGTATTTATTTCATTGATGACTTTATTCAGTGCATTTTTTCAGGTTGAACCCGAAGAAGTAGGTGTCGTTACCCGCTTTGGTAAATATGTGAAAAAAGTTGAACCAGGGCTTAACATGAAAATACCTTTTATGGAACAGGTGTATAAAGTACCTGTTGAAAGACAACAAAAGCTGGAGTTTGGTTTCCGAACAGCACAGTCTGGTATTAATTCCCGATACAGCAGGTCTCGCGCCGCAGATGAGTCTTTAATGCTTACCGGCGATCTTAACCTTGCAGATGTGGAATGGGTTGTACAATACCGTATTAATGATGCTTACAATTATTTATTTAAGGTAAGGAATCCTCAAAATACATTGCGTGATGTTTCGGAAGCTGTACTCAGACAAATTGTTGGAGATCGAACTGTGAATGAAGTGCTTACTGTAGGGCGTACCGAAATAGCCACTAAAATGGTAGAGCTTGCCAACGTAATATGCAAGGACTATTCACTTGGAATTAAAATCGATCAGGTTGTACTGCAAGATGTTAATCCGCCCGAACCTGTAAAAGCCGCTTTTAATGCAGTAAACCAGGCACAGCAGGAAAGGGCGACCTTGATTAACCGGGCAAAATCGGAGTATAATAAGGTGATACCCAAAGCAAGTGGACAGGCAGAGGAAACAATACAACAAGCAGAGGGATTTGCTACCGAACGGGTGAATAATGCACTCGGCGAAGTGGCCCGTTTTAGTGCTATTTATACAGAATACATTAAAGCACCCGAAGTCACTAAAAGAAGAATTTATCTCGAAACAATGAGTTCTGTGTTACCAAAGTTGGGCAGTAAAATCATTATCGATGAAAAAGGAAACAATGTATTGCCTTTATTACAAATGAAATTAAACAAATAA
- a CDS encoding DUF302 domain-containing protein, with protein MKYYIAKTTDYTFDKAVEKVTEELKKEGFGVLSEIDIHEKLKEKLNVDFRKYKILGACNPLKAYEALQAEDKIGTMLPCNVIVQELENGKAEVAAVNPIASMQAVENDALAGLAKEITQKLERVINAL; from the coding sequence ATGAAATACTACATTGCAAAAACCACAGATTACACCTTCGACAAAGCAGTTGAAAAAGTAACAGAAGAACTTAAAAAAGAAGGGTTTGGTGTATTATCAGAAATTGACATCCACGAAAAATTAAAAGAAAAATTGAATGTTGATTTCAGAAAGTATAAAATACTTGGGGCATGCAATCCATTAAAAGCCTACGAAGCCCTTCAAGCCGAAGATAAAATTGGAACCATGCTTCCTTGCAATGTAATTGTTCAGGAACTGGAAAATGGGAAAGCCGAAGTCGCTGCGGTTAATCCAATTGCGTCGATGCAAGCTGTCGAAAATGACGCCTTAGCCGGCCTTGCCAAAGAAATCACCCAAAAACTGGAAAGAGTAATAAACGCATTGTAA
- a CDS encoding flavodoxin family protein: MIYFEELMKKAENIENPLPKVLAIGGSPRKGGNTDIIIKQIVAGLTAEQIDCENINLGSIDFKGCIGCEKCRKDKVCTMINDGMSLLYPSILESQGLILASPVHNYNITSWMKAFIDRLYCFYEFDNNTRPRDWSSRLANQKRKVVIAAICEQKDLADMGFAIEAMSRPIEALGFEIVGVLPVFKAFEKGAVKKQEEIMDKAFDLGIKLAQSLK; encoded by the coding sequence ATGATTTATTTTGAAGAATTGATGAAAAAGGCTGAGAATATAGAAAATCCATTACCAAAAGTCTTAGCCATAGGAGGAAGTCCAAGGAAAGGAGGCAACACCGATATCATAATAAAACAAATTGTAGCTGGTCTTACTGCAGAACAAATCGATTGTGAAAATATTAATCTAGGCAGTATCGATTTTAAAGGTTGCATTGGCTGTGAAAAGTGCAGAAAGGATAAAGTGTGCACCATGATAAATGATGGAATGTCATTATTGTACCCTAGCATTTTGGAATCACAAGGATTGATTTTGGCATCTCCGGTTCACAATTACAACATAACCTCATGGATGAAAGCTTTTATAGATAGATTATACTGCTTTTATGAATTTGACAACAACACAAGACCACGTGATTGGAGTTCAAGACTTGCAAATCAAAAAAGGAAAGTAGTTATTGCTGCTATTTGTGAACAAAAGGATTTGGCAGATATGGGATTCGCTATAGAAGCAATGAGTAGACCTATAGAAGCTTTGGGCTTCGAAATTGTTGGAGTATTGCCTGTTTTTAAAGCCTTTGAAAAAGGAGCTGTAAAAAAACAAGAAGAGATAATGGATAAAGCATTCGACCTTGGTATAAAACTAGCACAAAGTTTAAAATAA
- a CDS encoding RelA/SpoT domain-containing protein — protein sequence MGDLTDFLEHFNFSQSDFESTGLDWDNLVKIKEDYELFQKELSPHANSLIEAFHHVKTIHSVRFRIKNPTHLIEKIIRKKIEEPERVIDINNYRTEITDLIGLRALHLFKEDWVNIHHFITANWNLQIKPIAYYRKGDSSEHIEVFKKFGCEVKEHPFGYRSVHYLVETSPDKTTYISEVQVRTIFEEGWSEIDHKIRYPYYKDNQLLSQFLVMFNRLSGNADEMGSYVQYLKKELDSRDKESKEAVEKQILIINDLKEKIKELELKPQIAKQLETNLNEILKLPTHNISNFELKLPDFSKMEMLDYSKIDLSGFSKTQLPETESKTKPVNKKKGK from the coding sequence ATGGGAGATTTAACAGATTTTTTAGAGCATTTTAATTTTTCTCAATCAGATTTTGAATCAACTGGTTTGGATTGGGACAATCTTGTTAAGATTAAAGAAGATTATGAGTTATTTCAAAAAGAACTCTCACCACATGCGAATTCTTTAATTGAAGCATTTCATCATGTTAAAACAATTCATTCTGTAAGGTTTCGGATAAAAAACCCAACTCATTTAATTGAAAAAATAATTCGCAAGAAAATTGAAGAACCTGAACGTGTAATTGATATAAATAATTACAGAACAGAAATAACGGATTTAATTGGATTAAGAGCACTGCATTTATTTAAGGAAGACTGGGTAAACATCCATCACTTTATTACAGCCAACTGGAATTTACAAATAAAGCCTATTGCATATTATCGCAAGGGCGATTCTTCAGAACACATTGAAGTGTTTAAAAAGTTTGGCTGCGAAGTTAAAGAGCATCCATTTGGCTATCGATCGGTACATTACCTGGTTGAAACAAGTCCGGATAAAACAACATATATCTCTGAAGTTCAGGTAAGAACTATATTCGAAGAGGGCTGGAGTGAAATTGACCATAAAATCAGGTACCCTTACTACAAAGACAATCAGCTTTTAAGTCAATTTCTTGTAATGTTTAATAGACTATCAGGAAATGCAGATGAAATGGGTTCATATGTACAATATCTTAAAAAAGAACTTGATAGCAGAGATAAAGAGTCTAAAGAGGCTGTTGAAAAGCAGATTTTAATAATTAATGATTTAAAGGAGAAAATAAAGGAATTGGAATTAAAACCACAGATAGCTAAACAGTTGGAAACCAATCTTAATGAAATATTAAAACTTCCGACACATAACATCAGTAATTTTGAATTAAAACTTCCGGATTTTTCAAAAATGGAAATGCTTGACTATTCAAAAATTGACTTATCCGGTTTCTCAAAAACCCAACTTCCTGAAACAGAATCGAAAACAAAACCCGTTAATAAGAAGAAGGGTAAATAA
- a CDS encoding Crp/Fnr family transcriptional regulator: MRNALSAIDRYYKLSNQSKNLIIDEMEAFRMKKGEVLIQEHSPSPYLFFIEKGAVKNHYIDEKGNKQVVWFGFEGDICFSLNSYINMSYMHETTELIEDSLFYRVKISHVKALYSDYCDWANWGRCFIENVFVKTVKELDEYKALSAKEKYLSLIGNNLNVKKRVPLKDIASYLGVSPVTISRLRKELENEEPISH, from the coding sequence ATGAGAAATGCATTGTCTGCCATCGATAGGTATTATAAGCTATCCAACCAAAGCAAAAATCTTATCATTGATGAGATGGAAGCATTCCGCATGAAGAAAGGAGAGGTTTTAATACAGGAACATAGCCCGTCGCCCTATTTGTTTTTTATTGAAAAAGGCGCTGTAAAGAATCATTATATCGACGAAAAAGGAAACAAACAGGTGGTCTGGTTTGGTTTCGAAGGTGATATCTGTTTTTCTTTAAATTCATATATCAATATGTCGTACATGCACGAAACCACCGAGTTGATTGAAGACAGTCTGTTTTACAGGGTGAAAATCAGCCATGTGAAAGCTTTGTATTCGGATTATTGCGATTGGGCAAACTGGGGTCGTTGCTTTATCGAGAATGTTTTTGTAAAAACCGTAAAGGAATTGGACGAATATAAGGCCCTAAGCGCTAAAGAAAAATACCTCAGCTTAATAGGGAATAACCTGAATGTGAAAAAAAGAGTCCCCTTAAAAGATATCGCATCCTACTTGGGCGTATCACCCGTTACCATCAGCCGACTAAGAAAAGAATTGGAAAATGAGGAGCCCATTTCCCATTAA
- a CDS encoding MATE family efflux transporter has translation MKFWKQEAGEYKKTLSLSIPVIIAQAGQITVVLIDNIMIGQLGTIPFAAASFTNTLFSLVLIFGMGYSFALTPLIGKSWGEKDYDSIGAWIKNGILANAFMGVALALLLLILYVLIPYMGQPESIIDSSRNYLAILITSVIPMMVFYGYKQFAEGVGDTKTAMKIMLWANVINTLGNYVFMYGKFGAPEMGLTGAGIGTLLARIFMALAFIVLFYKNRKYKLFVKLYQQSAFCWDRFVQIVKLGIPLGGQIVMEASAFGLCAIMMGWLTEVDLAAHQIAITLSTLGFMIYQGLGAGTTIRVSHYKGADNKEGISRATKTAMNLMYLYSAVIVILFIGGRHLLPLLFTRDITVINLAAQMLIVCSIFQVLDGIQIILAGTLRGFADARIPALITFISYFLISIPFSYLSAFKWGFGAVGIWFGFPVGLLVCSTLFQIRYKYILKKI, from the coding sequence ATGAAATTTTGGAAGCAAGAGGCCGGTGAATACAAAAAAACACTTTCGCTGAGTATTCCTGTGATTATAGCACAGGCAGGACAAATTACAGTAGTACTAATCGACAATATAATGATTGGCCAATTGGGTACAATCCCTTTTGCTGCAGCATCCTTTACAAATACCTTATTTAGTCTGGTTTTGATATTTGGGATGGGCTATTCTTTTGCTTTAACTCCATTAATTGGTAAAAGTTGGGGCGAAAAAGATTATGATTCGATTGGGGCCTGGATTAAAAATGGAATACTCGCCAATGCCTTTATGGGCGTGGCATTAGCATTGCTATTGCTTATTCTGTATGTGCTTATTCCGTATATGGGGCAACCAGAATCTATAATTGACTCGTCGAGAAATTATTTGGCCATACTTATCACCTCGGTTATTCCGATGATGGTATTTTATGGCTACAAACAATTTGCCGAAGGTGTAGGCGATACTAAAACGGCCATGAAGATTATGCTTTGGGCGAATGTAATAAACACGCTGGGTAACTATGTGTTTATGTATGGCAAATTTGGGGCTCCCGAAATGGGATTGACTGGCGCAGGTATTGGAACCTTATTGGCTAGAATATTTATGGCTCTCGCTTTTATAGTTCTCTTCTATAAAAATCGGAAATACAAGCTGTTTGTGAAACTATACCAGCAAAGTGCTTTCTGTTGGGACAGATTTGTGCAAATAGTAAAACTAGGAATCCCTTTGGGCGGGCAAATTGTAATGGAAGCCAGTGCATTTGGATTGTGTGCCATTATGATGGGCTGGCTTACTGAAGTCGACCTGGCTGCTCACCAAATAGCCATCACCCTATCTACTTTAGGATTCATGATATATCAAGGCTTAGGAGCAGGCACAACCATACGTGTGAGCCATTATAAAGGGGCAGATAATAAGGAGGGAATTAGTAGAGCTACTAAAACAGCCATGAATTTAATGTACCTCTATTCTGCTGTAATTGTTATTCTATTTATTGGCGGTCGTCATCTGCTGCCCCTCCTGTTTACCAGGGATATCACAGTAATAAATCTGGCAGCACAAATGCTTATTGTTTGCAGTATCTTCCAAGTTTTAGATGGAATACAAATTATACTTGCAGGAACATTAAGAGGTTTTGCCGATGCCAGAATCCCTGCCCTCATCACCTTTATCTCCTATTTCCTTATATCCATTCCATTTAGTTACCTATCTGCTTTTAAATGGGGATTTGGAGCTGTGGGTATTTGGTTCGGGTTTCCTGTGGGCTTGCTAGTTTGTTCTACCCTTTTCCAAATTCGATATAAATACATCCTGAAAAAGATTTAA
- a CDS encoding response regulator has translation MDHKIKILHLEDSINDSELIHSIIENSGIEKDYYWVDNENDFIHFLKTKKIDIILSDYSMPGYQGNEALKIASQDYGHIPFIFVSGTIGEDKAIEAMKNGATDYVLKDKLERLVPAIKRAVREYELETKRKNDELELKGKTDLIETQNEEKEKRANELLIANKELLFQNEEKEKRASELVLANKELAFQNEEKEKRASELVLANKELAFQNEEKEKRASELAIANKELLFQNEEKEKRAAELVLANKELAFQNEEKEKRAAELVIAKDHAEESDRLKSAFLANMSHEIRTPMNGILGFAELLKGSGLKDEKQQEYVKIIKNSGNRLLNIINDILDISKIESGFMTVSISEVNINEQMEYVYKLFKHLAKDKGISLSCKNRFPKEKTFINSDKEKLYAILTNLLKNAIKYTDKGTVQFGYEKKENDVEFYVTDTGIGIPTSRCEAIFQRFTQADISDKEARQGAGLGLAIAKEFVVMLGGNIWVESEEGKGSTFYFTLPCKTEIEKHSLEENNLTFEMSLTTKKKLKILIAEDDEESERLLSILIEELGGELIEARTGLEAVEMFRNNPDIDLILMDIRMPEMNGYEATRQIRLFNKEVIIIAQTAFGLLGDRDKAIEAGCNDYISKPIAVNKLLSLIKKYCNKIN, from the coding sequence ATGGATCATAAAATAAAAATACTGCATCTTGAAGATTCAATAAATGATTCTGAATTAATACACTCCATTATTGAAAATAGTGGAATCGAAAAAGATTATTATTGGGTAGACAATGAAAATGATTTTATTCATTTTTTAAAGACGAAAAAGATCGATATTATCCTGTCTGATTACAGCATGCCCGGTTATCAGGGAAACGAAGCCTTGAAAATTGCAAGTCAAGATTACGGTCACATACCCTTCATTTTTGTTTCAGGAACGATAGGCGAAGATAAGGCCATTGAAGCAATGAAAAACGGGGCAACAGATTATGTTCTCAAAGACAAACTTGAACGCCTGGTTCCTGCAATTAAAAGAGCCGTACGCGAATATGAGCTTGAGACAAAGCGAAAAAATGATGAACTGGAACTAAAAGGAAAAACCGATCTCATCGAAACCCAAAACGAAGAGAAAGAAAAACGAGCCAATGAATTACTCATAGCCAACAAGGAACTCCTCTTCCAAAACGAAGAGAAAGAGAAGCGTGCGTCAGAATTAGTCTTGGCAAACAAGGAGCTTGCCTTTCAAAACGAAGAAAAGGAAAAACGTGCCTCAGAATTAGTCTTGGCGAACAAGGAGCTTGCCTTTCAAAATGAAGAAAAGGAGAAACGTGCCTCAGAATTAGCCATTGCAAACAAGGAACTCCTCTTCCAAAACGAAGAGAAAGAGAAGCGTGCGGCAGAATTAGTCTTGGCGAACAAAGAACTAGCCTTTCAAAATGAAGAGAAAGAAAAACGTGCGGCAGAGTTGGTTATTGCCAAAGATCACGCCGAAGAAAGCGACAGATTAAAATCTGCATTTTTAGCCAATATGAGTCACGAAATAAGGACTCCGATGAATGGCATTCTTGGCTTTGCCGAATTGTTGAAAGGTTCCGGTCTTAAAGACGAAAAGCAACAAGAATATGTGAAAATTATAAAGAACAGTGGTAATCGTTTGCTCAATATCATTAACGATATTCTTGATATTTCAAAAATAGAATCGGGTTTTATGACTGTTTCAATTTCAGAGGTAAACATTAACGAGCAAATGGAATACGTGTATAAGCTCTTTAAACATTTAGCGAAAGATAAAGGAATAAGTCTCTCTTGTAAAAACAGGTTTCCCAAAGAAAAAACCTTTATTAATTCAGACAAAGAAAAACTTTATGCGATTCTGACTAATCTTCTAAAGAATGCAATTAAATACACCGATAAAGGCACAGTACAATTTGGATATGAGAAAAAGGAAAATGACGTAGAGTTTTACGTAACAGACACCGGCATTGGAATTCCTACATCGAGGTGTGAAGCTATATTTCAACGATTTACACAGGCTGATATTTCTGACAAAGAAGCACGTCAGGGTGCGGGCTTGGGCCTAGCCATTGCGAAAGAATTTGTGGTAATGCTTGGCGGAAATATTTGGGTTGAAAGTGAAGAAGGGAAAGGTTCAACATTTTATTTTACCCTCCCTTGTAAAACTGAAATTGAAAAACATTCGCTGGAGGAAAATAATTTGACATTTGAAATGTCGCTTACTACAAAGAAAAAATTGAAAATATTAATTGCTGAAGACGATGAAGAATCGGAAAGACTTCTCTCGATACTAATCGAAGAATTAGGTGGTGAACTAATTGAAGCTAGAACAGGTTTGGAGGCAGTTGAAATGTTTCGTAATAACCCCGATATTGATTTAATTCTGATGGATATTAGAATGCCCGAAATGAACGGTTATGAAGCAACGCGCCAAATCCGGCTATTCAACAAAGAGGTTATTATTATAGCACAGACTGCATTTGGACTATTAGGCGACAGAGACAAAGCAATTGAAGCGGGTTGCAATGACTATATTTCAAAACCCATTGCCGTAAACAAATTGTTGTCGTTAATAAAAAAGTATTGTAATAAGATCAACTAA
- a CDS encoding response regulator: MKTEIKRILIVDDSPEDVELTIAALSENNLANEIIVAEDGEEALDYLYKRGKFLNEPGYPAVILLDIKMPKMNGIEVLKHIRDDSQFKLIPVIMVTSSKEEKDLVESYKLGANSYVVKPVDYTQFMEAIKILGQYWAIVNQPPPINL; encoded by the coding sequence ATGAAAACAGAAATAAAAAGAATCCTGATAGTTGACGATAGTCCCGAAGATGTTGAACTTACTATCGCAGCTCTTTCTGAAAATAATCTGGCCAACGAAATTATTGTTGCCGAAGACGGTGAAGAAGCTTTGGATTATCTGTATAAGCGCGGTAAATTCTTAAACGAGCCTGGCTATCCAGCAGTTATTCTTTTGGACATAAAAATGCCCAAAATGAATGGAATTGAAGTGCTTAAGCACATTCGTGATGATTCCCAATTTAAATTAATCCCTGTAATTATGGTAACTTCCTCGAAGGAAGAAAAAGATCTGGTTGAGAGTTATAAATTAGGGGCAAATTCGTATGTGGTAAAGCCCGTTGATTATACTCAGTTTATGGAAGCCATTAAAATTTTGGGGCAGTATTGGGCGATTGTGAATCAACCTCCACCAATTAATTTGTAA